One genomic segment of Verrucomicrobiia bacterium includes these proteins:
- a CDS encoding DUF1501 domain-containing protein, whose amino-acid sequence MNLCSCTEPGDGRPRIRGSRRDFLGRLGGGFGGIALSHLLHATGGGAARPAHHPAAARRVIQLFMNGGASQMDLFDHKPLLARRAGEPFDPGDGQRVEAPTSEPGKILAPPFPLRQHGASGRWVSDLLPHLAGCVDDLAFLMAMQSRTNVHGPASYLMNTGFLLPGFPCLGAWVSYALGNEADNLPTFVVLPDRRGLPYNQRGNFSSGFLPVSHQGTLLDAGASHPLAALKAPATAAYITPEAGRDGLEVLQRLNRRHQEAHPGDARLEARIAAYELAARMQLSAPEALSLDRESAATRRLYGLDREVTADFGRRCLLARRLVERGVRFVQVWSGAGGPTGNWDNHASIVKELPPMCAATDQPVAALLRDLKARGLLDDTLVLWNTEFGRMPFSQSGEGRDHNGGTYVGWMAGGGVRPGVAHGASDEWSWKAAHDKTTHHDLHATVLHLLGLDHTRLTWRHDGADRRLTDVHGEVIRTVLA is encoded by the coding sequence ATGAATTTGTGTTCGTGCACTGAGCCTGGCGACGGCCGTCCGCGGATCCGCGGGTCGCGTCGCGACTTCCTCGGGCGCCTGGGCGGCGGCTTCGGGGGTATCGCGCTGTCGCACCTGCTCCACGCCACGGGAGGCGGCGCCGCCCGCCCCGCGCACCACCCGGCCGCCGCACGCCGGGTCATCCAGTTGTTCATGAACGGAGGGGCGAGCCAGATGGACCTCTTCGATCACAAACCGCTGCTGGCCCGGCGGGCAGGCGAGCCCTTTGATCCCGGGGACGGCCAGCGGGTGGAGGCACCGACCAGCGAGCCGGGAAAAATCCTCGCGCCGCCCTTTCCCCTCCGGCAGCACGGCGCCTCCGGCCGGTGGGTCAGCGACCTGCTCCCGCATCTGGCGGGGTGTGTGGACGACCTCGCCTTCCTGATGGCGATGCAATCGCGCACCAACGTCCACGGTCCGGCGAGCTACCTGATGAACACCGGATTCCTGCTGCCGGGGTTCCCGTGTCTCGGTGCGTGGGTCAGCTATGCGCTGGGTAATGAGGCCGACAATCTGCCGACCTTTGTTGTGCTGCCCGACCGGCGCGGCCTGCCCTACAACCAGCGGGGCAATTTCAGCTCCGGGTTCCTGCCGGTGAGCCACCAGGGCACCCTCCTCGACGCCGGGGCGTCCCATCCGCTTGCCGCCCTGAAGGCACCAGCCACGGCCGCCTACATCACTCCCGAGGCCGGCCGCGACGGCCTCGAAGTCCTGCAGCGACTCAACCGCCGCCATCAGGAGGCGCACCCAGGCGATGCCCGGCTGGAGGCACGGATCGCCGCCTACGAGCTGGCGGCCCGGATGCAGCTCAGCGCGCCGGAGGCCCTCTCCCTGGACCGCGAGTCCGCAGCCACGCGCCGGCTGTACGGACTCGACCGCGAGGTGACCGCCGACTTCGGGCGCCGCTGCCTGCTGGCCCGCCGCCTGGTCGAGCGGGGGGTCCGCTTCGTGCAGGTGTGGAGCGGCGCCGGCGGTCCCACGGGCAACTGGGACAATCACGCCAGCATCGTCAAGGAACTGCCGCCGATGTGTGCCGCAACCGACCAGCCGGTCGCCGCCCTCCTGCGCGATCTCAAGGCACGCGGGCTCCTGGACGACACCCTCGTCCTGTGGAACACCGAGTTCGGCCGGATGCCGTTCTCACAGAGCGGTGAGGGCCGCGACCACAATGGCGGCACCTATGTCGGCTGGATGGCCGGCGGAGGCGTGCGCCCGGGGGTCGCCCATGGGGCCAGCGATGAATGGTCCTGGAAGGCGGCGCACGACAAGACGACCCACCACGATCTGCACGCCACGGTCCTGCACCTGCTCGGGCTGGACCACACCCGCCTGACCTGGCGCCACGACGGCGCCGACCGGCGCCTCACCGACGTTCACGGCGAAGTGATCCGCACCGTGCTGGCCTGA
- the glgP gene encoding alpha-glucan family phosphorylase, producing MSSKPLTTVEVKELTDGLHRLARNLWWSWDQNAQEIFQTLSPRGWENLYHNPVAILHEVSDYELRVRLQDPELAHQVRATLADFEAYMKERDTWAARHAPQLAQRPVAYFSAEFAFHECLPIAAGGLGALAGDHTKSASDLGLGFVGISLFYREGYFQQSINNDNWQQENYSVLNPRNLPLDAVVDGSGKPVVCSVRIFGQPIHFHAWRINVGRVPVYLLDSNRPENEGQYRDLTNRVYGGDTTTRIMQEILLGVGGVRLLRALGVQPSTFHMNEGHAAFLTLELIREKMAAGKTFEEAGELTRQECIFTTHTPVEAGHDRFSNDLVRLAGGKFEVNLKRSHDDLMELGNEHPGQPGNPFCMTALALRFSRSANGVSQLHGQVSREMWKHYFGKSDPDEVPIGSITNGVHLVGWVKGPIRRLWMRKFVEQGGDPRRFVYEANTPEFWQRLADPAVTSDEELWAMRYRLRRELIEFARRRLLIQGRSLSSGDFITFDAMLNPDALTIGFARRFATYKRAPLIFDQFENIVKLVRDTSRPVQFVFAGKAHPRDEHGKAFIQKIVHLSKFSELKGHVVFIENYDIHVCRKMVSGCDVWLNNPRRPLEASGTSGMKTTPHGCLNLSILDGWWREDFDGTNGFGIGPDAHPGDVQEQDRVDSANLYQVLTEEVVPTFFNRDADGIPRQWIVKIRRALVTLAAKYSTWRMVQEYTEKYYTKPPPPAA from the coding sequence ATGAGCTCAAAACCGCTGACGACTGTTGAAGTCAAGGAACTCACCGACGGACTCCACCGGCTGGCCCGGAACCTGTGGTGGAGTTGGGACCAGAACGCCCAGGAGATCTTTCAGACGCTCTCCCCGCGCGGGTGGGAGAACCTGTACCACAACCCGGTGGCGATCCTGCATGAGGTGTCGGATTATGAGCTGCGGGTGCGCCTCCAGGATCCCGAACTGGCCCACCAGGTGCGGGCCACCCTCGCCGATTTCGAGGCCTACATGAAGGAGCGCGACACGTGGGCCGCACGCCATGCGCCGCAGCTGGCCCAGCGTCCGGTGGCCTACTTTTCGGCGGAGTTCGCCTTCCATGAGTGCCTCCCGATCGCGGCGGGCGGCCTCGGGGCGCTGGCCGGCGACCATACCAAGTCCGCCAGCGACCTCGGGCTGGGCTTTGTCGGGATCAGCCTCTTCTACCGCGAGGGCTATTTCCAGCAGTCCATCAACAACGACAACTGGCAGCAGGAAAACTACAGCGTCCTGAACCCGCGCAACCTGCCGCTGGACGCGGTGGTGGACGGCAGCGGCAAGCCCGTGGTGTGCAGCGTGCGGATCTTCGGGCAGCCCATCCATTTCCATGCCTGGCGGATCAATGTGGGGCGCGTGCCGGTGTACCTCCTGGATTCCAACCGTCCGGAAAACGAGGGGCAATACCGCGATCTGACCAACCGGGTGTACGGCGGCGACACCACCACCCGGATCATGCAGGAGATCCTCCTGGGCGTGGGCGGTGTGCGGCTTCTGCGGGCCCTGGGCGTCCAGCCCTCGACCTTCCACATGAACGAGGGACACGCGGCCTTCCTCACCCTCGAGCTGATCCGGGAAAAGATGGCCGCCGGAAAGACCTTCGAGGAGGCCGGTGAACTCACCCGGCAGGAGTGCATTTTCACCACCCACACCCCGGTCGAGGCGGGACACGACCGATTCTCCAACGACCTGGTGCGGCTCGCCGGGGGCAAGTTTGAGGTCAACCTCAAGCGGAGCCACGACGACCTCATGGAGCTCGGCAACGAGCATCCGGGACAACCGGGAAACCCCTTCTGCATGACGGCGCTCGCCCTGCGGTTTTCACGGTCCGCCAACGGCGTCAGCCAGCTCCATGGCCAGGTGAGCCGCGAAATGTGGAAGCACTACTTCGGCAAGTCGGATCCCGACGAGGTGCCGATCGGATCCATCACCAATGGCGTGCACCTGGTGGGCTGGGTCAAGGGCCCGATCCGGCGCCTCTGGATGCGCAAGTTCGTCGAGCAGGGGGGCGACCCGAGGCGCTTCGTGTACGAGGCCAACACCCCGGAGTTTTGGCAGCGGCTTGCGGACCCCGCAGTGACGTCGGACGAGGAGCTCTGGGCGATGCGCTACCGCCTCCGTCGGGAACTCATCGAGTTTGCACGCAGGCGCCTGCTGATCCAGGGGCGTTCCCTGAGCAGCGGCGACTTCATCACGTTTGACGCCATGCTGAACCCGGACGCGCTGACCATCGGGTTTGCACGGCGCTTCGCGACCTACAAGCGCGCGCCGCTCATCTTCGACCAGTTCGAGAACATCGTGAAGCTCGTCCGCGACACCAGCCGCCCGGTGCAGTTCGTCTTCGCGGGCAAGGCGCATCCGCGCGACGAGCACGGCAAGGCGTTCATCCAGAAGATCGTTCACCTCTCGAAGTTCAGCGAACTCAAGGGGCACGTGGTCTTCATCGAGAACTACGACATTCACGTCTGCCGCAAGATGGTCTCGGGCTGTGACGTATGGCTCAACAACCCGCGGCGCCCCCTGGAGGCCTCGGGCACCAGCGGCATGAAGACCACCCCGCACGGCTGTCTCAACCTGTCCATTCTCGACGGCTGGTGGCGCGAGGATTTTGATGGAACCAACGGCTTCGGCATCGGACCCGATGCGCACCCCGGCGACGTTCAGGAGCAGGACCGCGTGGACAGCGCCAATCTGTACCAGGTGCTCACCGAGGAGGTTGTGCCGACGTTCTTCAACCGCGACGCCGATGGCATCCCGCGCCAGTGGATCGTCAAGATCCGGCGCGCCCTGGTGACGCTGGCGGCCAAGTACAGCACGTGGCGCATGGTGCAGGAGTACACGGAGAAGTACTACACGAAGCCGCCGCCCCCTGCCGCTTAG
- a CDS encoding cyclase family protein translates to MKNPARFDSPDDSLAFPGQTRVGNRRRRGPSAHWIFRDLSGDPPRVIALRYASLPLALLAAGLLTAAPDRPSASGTWVDLTHAFGPETLYWPTEETFELETRFQGFTPAGYFYVARAYRAPEHGGTHLDAPLHFAKDRRTVDQIPLDQLTGQAVVVSVTDAVRADRDYEVTVDDFRRWERRHGRIRPGRIVLIHTGFGAFWPDAVRYLGTAAKGPEAVKELHFPGLHPDAARWLVKERRIKAVGLDTASIDHGPSRLFEAHRALFEHNVPAFENVANLDRLPPKGAYVVALPMKIQNGSGAPLRIIAQLP, encoded by the coding sequence ATGAAAAATCCGGCTCGTTTCGATTCCCCGGACGATTCCCTCGCATTCCCGGGACAAACCCGGGTCGGAAACCGCCGCCGACGGGGACCGTCGGCGCACTGGATTTTCCGGGACCTGTCGGGTGATCCTCCCCGGGTGATCGCCCTTCGCTACGCCTCATTGCCTCTCGCCCTGCTGGCCGCCGGACTCCTGACCGCGGCACCGGACCGGCCGTCCGCGTCCGGAACCTGGGTGGACCTCACCCACGCCTTTGGCCCCGAAACGCTATACTGGCCGACCGAGGAAACCTTCGAACTGGAGACCCGGTTTCAGGGCTTCACCCCGGCCGGCTACTTCTATGTCGCACGGGCCTACCGCGCGCCCGAGCACGGGGGCACGCACCTGGATGCCCCGCTGCACTTCGCCAAGGACCGCAGGACCGTGGATCAGATCCCCCTGGATCAACTCACCGGGCAGGCCGTGGTGGTGTCCGTCACCGACGCCGTGCGGGCCGACCGGGACTACGAGGTCACGGTGGACGACTTCCGACGCTGGGAGCGGCGGCATGGGCGGATCCGGCCGGGCAGGATCGTGTTGATCCACACCGGATTTGGCGCGTTTTGGCCCGATGCCGTGCGCTACCTGGGCACGGCGGCGAAGGGGCCGGAGGCGGTGAAGGAGCTGCATTTCCCCGGGCTGCATCCCGATGCCGCCCGGTGGCTGGTGAAGGAGCGGCGCATCAAGGCCGTGGGCCTCGACACCGCGAGCATTGACCACGGCCCGTCGCGGCTGTTTGAGGCGCATCGGGCGCTGTTTGAGCACAACGTCCCGGCTTTTGAGAACGTCGCCAACCTGGATCGCCTGCCGCCGAAGGGGGCCTACGTCGTGGCGCTCCCGATGAAGATCCAGAACGGCAGCGGTGCCCCCCTGCGCATCATCGCCCAACTGCCCTGA